One stretch of Euphorbia lathyris chromosome 7, ddEupLath1.1, whole genome shotgun sequence DNA includes these proteins:
- the LOC136201025 gene encoding uncharacterized protein isoform X1, whose translation MPFWIGCDNSDNDDDDDWAEDIINDIYPDIELNEEEPNDEAKKFYRLLQDLDKVVYPGCKTSKLDALVKLLYIKSVGRWSNKSFDMLLQVLKEILPNDSTLPESYYEAKRIIKDIGLSYDKIDACVKDCMLYWKEDENLDRCKICGLSRWKDDIRNGETKLRKNGKKIPVKTMRYFPLKPRLQRLFMSKKTSSLMRWHKEGRVDDGVMRHLADSPAWKTFDDVHKNFSSDPRNVRLGLASDGFQPFNHSKTSYSIWPVILIPYNLPPWMCMKEPNFILSTLIPGPDGPRDAIDVYLQPLIEELKDLWEVGVATFDVSTRQNFMLHASLLWTINDFPAYANLSGWSTKGKMACPCCNKDTCYLRLANCKKQCYMGHRRFLDSKHRWRKDKKKV comes from the coding sequence atgccgttttggatcgggtgtgacaatagtgataatgatgatgatgatgattgggCTGAAGAtattataaatgatatatatccTGATATTGAATTGAATGAAGAGGAACCCAATGATGAAGCGAAGAAATTTTATAGGTTATTACAAGATTTAGATAAAGTAGTTTACCCTGGTTGCAAGACCTCTAAGTTGGATGCGCTTGTCAAATTACTATACATCAAAAGTGTTGGTCGGTGGAGTAATAAATCATTTGACATGTTATTGCAAGTGTTAAAAGAAATACTCCCAAATGATTCTACTTTGCCAGAATCATATTATGAGGCAAAAAGAATTATAAAAGATATTGGTCTCTCTTATGACAAGATTGATGCATGTGTCAAAGATTGTATGTTGTATTGGAAAGAAGATGAAAATTTGGACAGGTGCAAAATATGTGGTCTCTCAAGATGGAAAGATGATATTCGTAATGGGGAAACTAAACTTCGGAAAAATGGGAAGAAAATACCAGTCAAGACAATGCGTTATTTTCCTTTAAAGCCAAGACTTCAAAGATTGTTTATGTCAAAGAAGACATCTTCTTTGATGCGATGGCATAAGGAAGGTAGAGTAGATGATGGAGTTATGAGACACCTTGCTGATTCCCCCGCTTGGAAGACCTTTGATGATGTTCATAAAAACTTTTCCTCTGATCCTCGTAATGTAAGACTTGGCCTTGCTAGTGATGGTTTTCAGCCATTTAATCATTCTAAAACTTCATATAGTATTTGGCCAGTCATATTAATTCCATACAATTTGCCACCATGGATGTGCATGAAAGAACCTAACTTTATCCTTTCTACCCTTATACCGGGTCCTGATGGTCCAAGAGATGCAATTGATGTCTATCTCCAACCTTTAATCGAAGAATTAAAAGATTTGTGGGAAGTAGGAGTTGCAACATTCGATGTGTCGACAAGACAAAACTTTATGTTACATGCATCCTTGTTATGGACTATCAATGACTTTCCTGCATATGCAAATTTGTCTGGTTGGAGTACAAAAGGTAAGATGGCTTGTCCTTGTTGTAACAAAGACACTTGTTACTTGAGGTTAGCTAATTGTAAGAAGCAATGTTATATGGGACATCGCCGATTTCTTGATAGCAAGCACAGATggagaaaagataaaaaaaaagtttga
- the LOC136201025 gene encoding uncharacterized protein isoform X2: MVLRQNLINQIEMAMVVQIILMVDFPYFRNMGDEWVEAHAYVINNCDEVIPFLEEYSQIRESIHPQQSFNDWFKDTVKMQSSQLPTRKKFIQPGKLGNKNRVLSAFQHSSVPHDKSTEDTPKGVTPRKENLKDVGLIVHFGDLQYHDKGFNEECCFLDILSICKKFVDIYSVGLRFADDDGRPVQNDLDVLNMFKNYSGSTVIHLYAKRDINSRGLIYKLPSENPNLASDIAPIPIVTNVKIMGELKVNQKVMVYGAISNGVETASIAEFFITMNKNLDIENGLTPISSPSKEKELELPLQAVGQFVVAKLTPMTEDGKSGDPKYAISQTFVKSDIPKIVRKVRGCNKNKKICSLKQGEKLDICFYNNRGVGENQKYWSRHLGKIVRN, translated from the exons ATGGTATTGAGACAAAATTTAATAAACCAGATAGAAATGGCGATGGTTGTTCAGATTATTTTGATGGTGGATTTTCCTTATTTTCGCAACATGGGCGATGAATGGGTGGAAGCACATGCATATGTCATAAATAATTGTGATGAAGTCATACCTTTTCTCGA AGAGTATTCCCAGATTCGAGAAAGTATTCATCCACAACAATCTTTTAATGATTGGTTTAAAGATACA GTGAAAATGCAATCAAGCCAACTTCCTACTCGCAAAAAGTTCATCCAGCCAGGCAAACTGGGGAACAAAAATCGAGTATTGAGTGCTTTCCAACATTCAAGCGTACCTCATGATAAAAGTACTGAAGACACTCCGAAGGGTGTTACTCCAAGAAAAGAGAACCTTAAAG ATGTTGGTTTGATTGTGCATTTTGGTGATCTACAATACCACGATAAAGGTTTCAACGAAGAATGTTGTTTCCTGGACATTTTGAGCATATGCAAAAAATTTGTCGATATTTATTCTGTTGGCTTGAGATTTGCTGATGATGATGGAAGACCAGTACAAAATGATTTAGATGTCTTAAATATGTTCAAAAATTATTCGGGTTCTACAGTCATACATCTTTATGCCAAAAGAGACATAAACTCACGAGGTTTAATATACAAACTCCCAAGTGAGAATCCTAATCTAG CTTCTGATATTGCACCCATACCAATAGTGACAAATGTAAAGATAATGGGTGAGCTTAAGGTAAATCAGAAAGTGATGGTATATGGTGCTATTAGTAACGGGGTGGAGACTGCGAGTATTGCCGAATTTTTCATAACTATGAATAAAAACTTGGATATTGAGAATGGTCTTACACCTATCAGCTCACCTAGCAAAGAGAAG GAGCTTGAATTACCATTACAAGCTGTTGGTCAATTTGTTGTTGCCAAACTAACTCCCATGACAGAGGATGGAAAATCTGGTGATCCAAAGTATGCAATATCTCAAACATTTGTTAAGA GTGATATTCCAAAAATTGTGAGAAAAGTTAGAGGTTGTAATAAGAACAAAAAAATTTGTTCTCTCAAACAAGGAGAGAAACTTGACATATGTTTCTACAACAATCGTGGCGTTGGAGAGAATCAGAAGTATTGGTCGAGGCATTTAGGGAAGATTGTACGTAATTGA
- the LOC136201025 gene encoding uncharacterized protein isoform X3: protein MVLRQNLINQIEMAMVVQIILMVDFPYFRNMGDEWVEAHAYVINNCDEVIPFLEEYSQIRESIHPQQSFNDWFKDTVKMQSSQLPTRKKFIQPGKLGNKNRVLSAFQHSSVPHDKSTEDTPKGVTPRKENLKDVGLIVHFGDLQYHDKGFNEECCFLDILSICKKFVDIYSVGLRFADDDGRPVQNDLDVLNMFKNYSGSTVIHLYAKRDINSRGLIYKLPTSDIAPIPIVTNVKIMGELKVNQKVMVYGAISNGVETASIAEFFITMNKNLDIENGLTPISSPSKEKELELPLQAVGQFVVAKLTPMTEDGKSGDPKYAISQTFVKSDIPKIVRKVRGCNKNKKICSLKQGEKLDICFYNNRGVGENQKYWSRHLGKIVRN, encoded by the exons ATGGTATTGAGACAAAATTTAATAAACCAGATAGAAATGGCGATGGTTGTTCAGATTATTTTGATGGTGGATTTTCCTTATTTTCGCAACATGGGCGATGAATGGGTGGAAGCACATGCATATGTCATAAATAATTGTGATGAAGTCATACCTTTTCTCGA AGAGTATTCCCAGATTCGAGAAAGTATTCATCCACAACAATCTTTTAATGATTGGTTTAAAGATACA GTGAAAATGCAATCAAGCCAACTTCCTACTCGCAAAAAGTTCATCCAGCCAGGCAAACTGGGGAACAAAAATCGAGTATTGAGTGCTTTCCAACATTCAAGCGTACCTCATGATAAAAGTACTGAAGACACTCCGAAGGGTGTTACTCCAAGAAAAGAGAACCTTAAAG ATGTTGGTTTGATTGTGCATTTTGGTGATCTACAATACCACGATAAAGGTTTCAACGAAGAATGTTGTTTCCTGGACATTTTGAGCATATGCAAAAAATTTGTCGATATTTATTCTGTTGGCTTGAGATTTGCTGATGATGATGGAAGACCAGTACAAAATGATTTAGATGTCTTAAATATGTTCAAAAATTATTCGGGTTCTACAGTCATACATCTTTATGCCAAAAGAGACATAAACTCACGAGGTTTAATATACAAACTCCCAA CTTCTGATATTGCACCCATACCAATAGTGACAAATGTAAAGATAATGGGTGAGCTTAAGGTAAATCAGAAAGTGATGGTATATGGTGCTATTAGTAACGGGGTGGAGACTGCGAGTATTGCCGAATTTTTCATAACTATGAATAAAAACTTGGATATTGAGAATGGTCTTACACCTATCAGCTCACCTAGCAAAGAGAAG GAGCTTGAATTACCATTACAAGCTGTTGGTCAATTTGTTGTTGCCAAACTAACTCCCATGACAGAGGATGGAAAATCTGGTGATCCAAAGTATGCAATATCTCAAACATTTGTTAAGA GTGATATTCCAAAAATTGTGAGAAAAGTTAGAGGTTGTAATAAGAACAAAAAAATTTGTTCTCTCAAACAAGGAGAGAAACTTGACATATGTTTCTACAACAATCGTGGCGTTGGAGAGAATCAGAAGTATTGGTCGAGGCATTTAGGGAAGATTGTACGTAATTGA
- the LOC136201025 gene encoding uncharacterized protein isoform X4 codes for MVDFPYFRNMGDEWVEAHAYVINNCDEVIPFLEEYSQIRESIHPQQSFNDWFKDTVKMQSSQLPTRKKFIQPGKLGNKNRVLSAFQHSSVPHDKSTEDTPKGVTPRKENLKDVGLIVHFGDLQYHDKGFNEECCFLDILSICKKFVDIYSVGLRFADDDGRPVQNDLDVLNMFKNYSGSTVIHLYAKRDINSRGLIYKLPSENPNLASDIAPIPIVTNVKIMGELKVNQKVMVYGAISNGVETASIAEFFITMNKNLDIENGLTPISSPSKEKELELPLQAVGQFVVAKLTPMTEDGKSGDPKYAISQTFVKSDIPKIVRKVRGCNKNKKICSLKQGEKLDICFYNNRGVGENQKYWSRHLGKIVRN; via the exons ATGGTGGATTTTCCTTATTTTCGCAACATGGGCGATGAATGGGTGGAAGCACATGCATATGTCATAAATAATTGTGATGAAGTCATACCTTTTCTCGA AGAGTATTCCCAGATTCGAGAAAGTATTCATCCACAACAATCTTTTAATGATTGGTTTAAAGATACA GTGAAAATGCAATCAAGCCAACTTCCTACTCGCAAAAAGTTCATCCAGCCAGGCAAACTGGGGAACAAAAATCGAGTATTGAGTGCTTTCCAACATTCAAGCGTACCTCATGATAAAAGTACTGAAGACACTCCGAAGGGTGTTACTCCAAGAAAAGAGAACCTTAAAG ATGTTGGTTTGATTGTGCATTTTGGTGATCTACAATACCACGATAAAGGTTTCAACGAAGAATGTTGTTTCCTGGACATTTTGAGCATATGCAAAAAATTTGTCGATATTTATTCTGTTGGCTTGAGATTTGCTGATGATGATGGAAGACCAGTACAAAATGATTTAGATGTCTTAAATATGTTCAAAAATTATTCGGGTTCTACAGTCATACATCTTTATGCCAAAAGAGACATAAACTCACGAGGTTTAATATACAAACTCCCAAGTGAGAATCCTAATCTAG CTTCTGATATTGCACCCATACCAATAGTGACAAATGTAAAGATAATGGGTGAGCTTAAGGTAAATCAGAAAGTGATGGTATATGGTGCTATTAGTAACGGGGTGGAGACTGCGAGTATTGCCGAATTTTTCATAACTATGAATAAAAACTTGGATATTGAGAATGGTCTTACACCTATCAGCTCACCTAGCAAAGAGAAG GAGCTTGAATTACCATTACAAGCTGTTGGTCAATTTGTTGTTGCCAAACTAACTCCCATGACAGAGGATGGAAAATCTGGTGATCCAAAGTATGCAATATCTCAAACATTTGTTAAGA GTGATATTCCAAAAATTGTGAGAAAAGTTAGAGGTTGTAATAAGAACAAAAAAATTTGTTCTCTCAAACAAGGAGAGAAACTTGACATATGTTTCTACAACAATCGTGGCGTTGGAGAGAATCAGAAGTATTGGTCGAGGCATTTAGGGAAGATTGTACGTAATTGA
- the LOC136201025 gene encoding uncharacterized protein isoform X5, whose amino-acid sequence MQSSQLPTRKKFIQPGKLGNKNRVLSAFQHSSVPHDKSTEDTPKGVTPRKENLKDVGLIVHFGDLQYHDKGFNEECCFLDILSICKKFVDIYSVGLRFADDDGRPVQNDLDVLNMFKNYSGSTVIHLYAKRDINSRGLIYKLPSENPNLASDIAPIPIVTNVKIMGELKVNQKVMVYGAISNGVETASIAEFFITMNKNLDIENGLTPISSPSKEKELELPLQAVGQFVVAKLTPMTEDGKSGDPKYAISQTFVKSDIPKIVRKVRGCNKNKKICSLKQGEKLDICFYNNRGVGENQKYWSRHLGKIVRN is encoded by the exons ATGCAATCAAGCCAACTTCCTACTCGCAAAAAGTTCATCCAGCCAGGCAAACTGGGGAACAAAAATCGAGTATTGAGTGCTTTCCAACATTCAAGCGTACCTCATGATAAAAGTACTGAAGACACTCCGAAGGGTGTTACTCCAAGAAAAGAGAACCTTAAAG ATGTTGGTTTGATTGTGCATTTTGGTGATCTACAATACCACGATAAAGGTTTCAACGAAGAATGTTGTTTCCTGGACATTTTGAGCATATGCAAAAAATTTGTCGATATTTATTCTGTTGGCTTGAGATTTGCTGATGATGATGGAAGACCAGTACAAAATGATTTAGATGTCTTAAATATGTTCAAAAATTATTCGGGTTCTACAGTCATACATCTTTATGCCAAAAGAGACATAAACTCACGAGGTTTAATATACAAACTCCCAAGTGAGAATCCTAATCTAG CTTCTGATATTGCACCCATACCAATAGTGACAAATGTAAAGATAATGGGTGAGCTTAAGGTAAATCAGAAAGTGATGGTATATGGTGCTATTAGTAACGGGGTGGAGACTGCGAGTATTGCCGAATTTTTCATAACTATGAATAAAAACTTGGATATTGAGAATGGTCTTACACCTATCAGCTCACCTAGCAAAGAGAAG GAGCTTGAATTACCATTACAAGCTGTTGGTCAATTTGTTGTTGCCAAACTAACTCCCATGACAGAGGATGGAAAATCTGGTGATCCAAAGTATGCAATATCTCAAACATTTGTTAAGA GTGATATTCCAAAAATTGTGAGAAAAGTTAGAGGTTGTAATAAGAACAAAAAAATTTGTTCTCTCAAACAAGGAGAGAAACTTGACATATGTTTCTACAACAATCGTGGCGTTGGAGAGAATCAGAAGTATTGGTCGAGGCATTTAGGGAAGATTGTACGTAATTGA